A portion of the Acidobacteriaceae bacterium genome contains these proteins:
- a CDS encoding LacI family DNA-binding transcriptional regulator: MSSRNKSTNPAPTLVDVARLAGVGLGTASRALSGQGLVSEETRQRVGLAAQRLGYQRNELARGLRVKRSGAIGIVVPDIGGPFMAQCVRAAQKVLRQAHYTSIIAFTDGDVRIENEEIDYLIRHQIDGILIVPSEGEDSMLRSERMEKFPVVAFDQPISGTPFDAVMVKNKQGARSAVQHLVGHGHKRIACIGINRHLYSIQQRIEGYRAAMKEAGLPAMLEIVDPHDGSIARQIDIWRSMKQPPTAIFSINELTTLHIIEAISSRGIKVPDELALVAFDDVQLGPFLRPPLTAMVQPSAQIGEEAATQLLARINGNEAAPQKRTLLDVEFVIRGSCGC, encoded by the coding sequence GTGTCCAGCCGAAACAAATCCACGAACCCCGCGCCCACCCTTGTTGATGTGGCCCGCCTCGCTGGCGTCGGCCTTGGGACAGCGTCACGCGCGCTCTCGGGTCAGGGGCTTGTCAGCGAAGAGACACGCCAGCGCGTGGGGCTTGCCGCGCAGCGCCTTGGCTACCAACGCAACGAGCTCGCACGTGGTTTGCGAGTCAAACGCTCCGGCGCGATCGGCATCGTGGTTCCAGACATCGGCGGCCCGTTCATGGCGCAGTGCGTTCGCGCCGCGCAGAAGGTCCTGCGCCAGGCGCATTACACCTCCATCATCGCCTTCACCGATGGCGACGTCCGCATCGAGAACGAAGAGATCGACTATCTCATTCGCCACCAGATCGACGGCATTCTCATCGTGCCCTCCGAAGGCGAAGACTCGATGCTTCGCTCTGAGCGCATGGAGAAATTTCCGGTCGTCGCCTTCGACCAACCCATCTCCGGCACGCCCTTCGACGCCGTCATGGTGAAGAACAAACAGGGCGCTCGCTCCGCGGTGCAGCACCTTGTCGGCCACGGACACAAGCGCATCGCCTGCATCGGCATCAACCGGCATCTCTACTCCATCCAGCAGCGCATTGAAGGCTACCGCGCGGCGATGAAAGAGGCGGGCCTGCCAGCCATGCTCGAAATCGTTGATCCCCACGACGGTAGCATCGCCCGCCAGATCGACATCTGGCGCTCAATGAAGCAACCGCCGACAGCCATTTTCAGCATCAACGAGCTCACCACCCTGCACATCATCGAGGCCATCTCCAGCCGTGGCATCAAGGTTCCCGACGAACTTGCGCTCGTTGCCTTTGATGATGTCCAGCTTGGCCCCTTCCTTCGTCCGCCGCTCACCGCCATGGTGCAGCCCTCCGCGCAGATCGGCGAAGAAGCCGCCACGCAGCTCCTTGCACGCATCAACGGCAACGAAGCCGCGCCGCAGAAGCGCACGCTGCTTGACGTAGAGTTCGTCATTCGCGGCTCCTGCGGCTGCTAG
- a CDS encoding MFS transporter, which yields MTSLSSSKPLSLRAAVVLVTSLFFTWGFLVALNDVLVSAFRALFHLSYRESTAVQLTFYLTCFVISFPASRLVSRLGYRHALTVSLAMMAAATLLFARASTAASFQLFLAALSLMAAGIAALQTAASPYISLLGDATTAPSRYSLALAVNSLGSMLAPIFGAWAILPRVSSTAGSLGFRTPYLAIGAGLLALVLVVAFANLPDLRPVIAAKSSTSYRALLRQHKLLFGVTAMFFYVGAEIAIGGLLINYLCLSTTLATTREHAAFLASFYNGGAMVGRFAGFPLLRRMNPQRVLTVLAAAATVCVLLSIVTTSALAASLLLGVGLCNSLMVPITVTTSLEDLGPLIDKGSGLLVAALIGGAMIPYLQGIFADMAGLRVSFLLPALCYLPLVAFGLRYAGRPQPIAAAGPVLEA from the coding sequence ATGACGTCTCTCTCTTCCTCGAAGCCGCTCTCTCTCCGCGCCGCCGTTGTGCTCGTCACCTCGCTCTTCTTCACCTGGGGCTTCCTCGTTGCGCTCAACGACGTTCTCGTCAGTGCCTTTCGCGCGCTCTTCCATCTCAGCTATCGAGAGTCAACAGCCGTCCAGCTAACGTTCTACCTCACCTGCTTCGTCATTTCGTTTCCAGCCAGTCGGCTGGTTTCGCGCCTCGGCTACCGCCACGCGCTGACGGTGAGCCTCGCCATGATGGCCGCCGCCACGCTGCTCTTTGCCCGAGCGTCGACCGCTGCGTCCTTCCAACTCTTCCTCGCAGCGCTCAGCCTCATGGCCGCAGGCATTGCTGCGCTGCAAACAGCCGCGTCGCCCTACATCTCCCTGCTGGGAGACGCGACCACAGCACCCAGTCGCTACAGCCTCGCCCTCGCCGTCAACTCGCTCGGCTCCATGCTCGCCCCCATCTTCGGAGCGTGGGCCATTCTTCCGCGAGTCTCCTCCACTGCCGGTTCCCTAGGCTTCCGCACGCCGTACCTAGCCATCGGCGCTGGCCTGCTGGCTCTCGTACTCGTCGTAGCCTTTGCCAACCTGCCCGACCTCCGGCCCGTTATCGCCGCAAAGTCTTCCACCAGCTACCGTGCACTGCTGCGGCAGCACAAGCTGCTCTTCGGCGTTACGGCCATGTTCTTTTACGTCGGCGCAGAGATCGCTATCGGCGGCCTGCTGATTAACTACCTCTGCCTCAGCACGACACTTGCCACCACGCGCGAGCACGCTGCATTTCTGGCTTCGTTCTACAACGGCGGAGCTATGGTCGGCCGCTTCGCAGGCTTCCCGCTGCTGCGCCGCATGAACCCACAGCGCGTGCTCACAGTGCTCGCCGCCGCGGCCACCGTCTGCGTCCTGCTCTCCATCGTGACGACCAGCGCACTCGCGGCCTCGCTTCTGCTCGGCGTTGGCCTGTGCAACTCGCTGATGGTGCCCATCACCGTCACAACGTCACTCGAAGACCTCGGTCCGCTCATCGACAAAGGCTCCGGCCTGCTCGTCGCTGCGCTCATCGGCGGAGCCATGATCCCGTACCTGCAAGGCATCTTCGCCGACATGGCCGGACTTCGCGTGTCGTTCCTCCTGCCAGCACTCTGCTACCTTCCGCTCGTCGCCTTCGGCCTTCGCTACGCTGGACGGCCGCAGCCCATCGCTGCGGCCGGTCCCGTGCTGGAAGCCTAG
- a CDS encoding glycoside hydrolase family 31 protein, which translates to MKNPLLCLLCLLVVPAAVAQHPAGSASVGSSEKYDPVAARAATVVFEHARFTVLTPQLVRMEWAADGRFEDRASFAFLNRHLAVPAFTQHVKGSGEHQELTIDTGKLRLVYRPDGTGEGFTAENLSIALTVAGKDEQWKPGMSAAGNLMGTARTLDGVKGNDVKLEQGLLSRDGWSVVDDSARPLFDSADFSMSKGMSSEWPWFAERMPGKRVDWYFFGYGHEYAKEMGDFVRVAGRIPLPPRYAFGMWWSRYWAYSDQELNELVSGFRSRNLPLDVLVIDMDWHIAVRGHDNDASGHRKGWTGYTWNKNLFPEPKMFLDRLHEEGVHATLNLHPASGVQTFEAPYAAMAKAMGQTDGKYVPFQITNRKFVENYFDILHHPLEKQGIDFWWLDWQQEAHTDAAGVDPTFWLNYLHFTDQEREGKRPMLFHRWGGLGNHRYQIGFSGDTISKWESLQFQPSFTATAANVGYAYWSHDIGGHMPGAIEPELYLRWLQFGAFSPILRTHTTKNPEAERRVWAYPEPYSDIMQETLRQRAAWIPYIYTEARRTYDTGVAFLRPLYYSWPEQDAAYTASNEFLFGESVIVAPVTTPVDSITGLAKESLWLPPGEWIEQSSGKHFMGPLRVEREYSLEQTPVFLRAGAIVPMQPPMLHVGEKPVDPLIVRVAPLADHQRSSYSLYEDSSEGRGYEDAAFARTELSAQRDGAVTTITVHPAKGSYAGMVRSRAIQLELPDGWPPSTVLVNGVKQPLVTALYERGWSFQGNTLTTVVLTDSFATSKEVTIRVERDPALMERESLLQGFPGKMVDLRRGYAQMNDIWPVNDLVAASQTGDRMGYRPDRALQEVEALPALIQSAQRGVEEFAVQEDKDWKVAPKPKDAEDAAAQKKKQADNQVRLKRARAALAAAAKS; encoded by the coding sequence GTGAAAAATCCTCTGCTTTGTCTTTTGTGCCTGCTGGTTGTGCCGGCAGCGGTTGCGCAGCACCCTGCGGGGAGTGCTTCGGTGGGTAGTTCCGAGAAGTACGATCCGGTGGCTGCTCGTGCGGCTACGGTAGTGTTCGAGCATGCTCGCTTCACCGTGCTCACGCCGCAACTGGTCCGCATGGAGTGGGCGGCGGATGGGCGCTTTGAAGATCGCGCATCGTTCGCGTTTCTCAACCGTCACCTGGCGGTACCGGCGTTTACGCAGCATGTGAAGGGCTCGGGCGAGCACCAAGAGCTGACAATCGACACAGGAAAATTGCGCCTTGTTTACCGGCCTGATGGTACTGGGGAGGGGTTCACTGCAGAAAACCTTTCCATCGCGCTGACGGTGGCGGGCAAAGACGAGCAGTGGAAGCCTGGGATGTCGGCTGCGGGCAACCTGATGGGCACGGCGCGAACACTCGATGGCGTGAAAGGCAACGATGTGAAGCTGGAGCAGGGTCTGCTTTCACGCGATGGCTGGAGCGTGGTGGATGACTCAGCGCGGCCGCTGTTTGATTCGGCGGACTTCTCGATGAGCAAAGGGATGTCGAGCGAGTGGCCGTGGTTTGCCGAGCGTATGCCGGGCAAGCGGGTGGACTGGTACTTCTTTGGCTACGGGCATGAGTATGCGAAGGAGATGGGCGACTTTGTCCGCGTGGCAGGTCGGATTCCGCTGCCGCCGCGCTACGCGTTCGGCATGTGGTGGTCGCGCTACTGGGCTTATAGCGATCAGGAACTGAACGAGTTGGTGAGCGGCTTCCGCTCGCGCAACCTGCCGCTGGATGTGCTGGTGATCGACATGGACTGGCACATTGCGGTACGTGGCCATGACAACGACGCGTCGGGGCATCGCAAGGGCTGGACGGGTTATACGTGGAACAAGAACCTCTTCCCGGAGCCGAAGATGTTCCTCGACCGGCTGCATGAAGAGGGTGTGCATGCGACGTTGAATCTGCATCCGGCATCGGGCGTGCAGACGTTTGAGGCCCCGTACGCAGCCATGGCCAAGGCTATGGGGCAGACCGATGGCAAGTATGTTCCGTTCCAGATCACGAACCGCAAGTTTGTCGAGAACTACTTCGACATCCTGCATCATCCGCTGGAGAAGCAGGGGATCGACTTCTGGTGGCTGGACTGGCAGCAGGAGGCGCATACCGATGCAGCGGGTGTTGATCCGACGTTCTGGCTGAACTACCTGCACTTTACCGATCAGGAGCGCGAAGGAAAGCGGCCGATGCTCTTCCATCGCTGGGGCGGGTTGGGCAACCACCGCTACCAGATCGGCTTCTCCGGCGACACGATTTCGAAGTGGGAGTCGCTGCAGTTTCAGCCGAGCTTTACGGCGACCGCTGCAAACGTTGGCTATGCGTACTGGAGCCACGACATTGGCGGGCACATGCCGGGCGCGATCGAGCCGGAGTTGTATCTGCGCTGGCTGCAGTTTGGCGCGTTCAGCCCGATTTTGCGTACGCATACGACGAAGAACCCGGAGGCCGAGCGTCGGGTGTGGGCGTATCCCGAACCGTACAGCGACATCATGCAGGAGACGCTGCGTCAGCGAGCGGCGTGGATTCCGTACATCTACACGGAGGCGCGCCGGACGTATGACACGGGTGTCGCGTTCCTGCGGCCGCTGTACTACTCCTGGCCTGAGCAGGACGCAGCTTATACGGCGTCGAATGAGTTTCTGTTTGGCGAGAGTGTGATCGTGGCTCCGGTGACAACGCCGGTAGACAGCATCACGGGGTTGGCGAAGGAGAGCCTCTGGCTGCCGCCGGGAGAGTGGATTGAGCAGAGCAGCGGCAAGCACTTTATGGGGCCGCTGCGTGTGGAGCGTGAGTACTCCCTGGAGCAGACGCCGGTGTTTCTGCGTGCAGGAGCGATCGTTCCGATGCAGCCACCGATGCTGCATGTGGGGGAAAAGCCTGTTGATCCGTTGATTGTGCGCGTGGCGCCGCTGGCTGACCACCAGCGCTCCAGCTACTCGCTGTATGAGGATTCGAGTGAAGGTCGTGGCTATGAAGACGCTGCGTTTGCCCGGACAGAGTTGAGCGCACAGCGCGATGGTGCGGTGACGACGATTACGGTGCATCCGGCGAAGGGGAGCTATGCAGGCATGGTGCGCTCGCGGGCGATCCAGCTTGAGCTTCCTGATGGCTGGCCGCCTTCGACGGTGCTGGTGAACGGCGTCAAGCAGCCGCTGGTAACGGCGCTGTATGAGCGTGGATGGAGCTTCCAGGGCAATACGCTGACGACGGTGGTGCTGACGGATTCGTTTGCAACGTCGAAGGAGGTGACGATTCGCGTGGAGCGTGACCCGGCGCTGATGGAACGTGAGTCGCTGCTGCAAGGGTTCCCCGGAAAGATGGTGGACCTGCGCCGAGGCTACGCACAGATGAACGACATCTGGCCGGTGAATGATCTGGTGGCGGCTTCGCAGACGGGCGACCGGATGGGATATCGTCCAGACCGAGCGCTGCAGGAAGTGGAGGCGTTGCCTGCCTTGATCCAAAGCGCGCAGCGCGGTGTGGAAGAGTTCGCGGTGCAGGAGGACAAGGACTGGAAGGTCGCTCCGAAGCCGAAGGACGCTGAGGACGCGGCTGCTCAGAAGAAGAAGCAGGCGGACAATCAGGTTCGCTTGAAGAGAGCGCGTGCAGCGCTGGCGGCTGCGGCGAAGAGCTAG
- a CDS encoding putative Ig domain-containing protein, whose amino-acid sequence MRKIFVAVLLTVGSLLPLSGCGSSSTVTITDSITPSGTLALDAGQSVAFTAKVNNDPANAGVTWQLLDSSGGQLTQITKTSATYVAPATLTAQYITLVNAFPVNAPRSSATTTINVFPALAATTPTLTAGRVAAAYTYQFASSGGAAPLVWKLASGALPAGLTLSASGLLSGMPTASGTFTFSVSVTDSATTPQTIQIFETLNIVAANLAITTATVPAGLTSQPYSVTLTSQYGTAPVTWALAAGSALPAGLTLSSAGVISGTPSTAGSTIFSVQATDSSTTPLKASATFTINIYAPLAITTASLPDGSVKNAYSQQLTSTGGQAPVTWSLTSGTLPAGLTLSPAGLISGTPTAAVASTPLTFKATDAYSPAQTATVNLTLNIVLSTLAITTTTVPSGTTGHAYSTQLTSTGGNAPITWSLATGSTLPAGLTLSSTGLLSGSPTAVSTTTFTVQATDTTPATVTQTYTLKVVAASLLQIDTASLPAGNIGSPYSTTLVASLGTTPYTWTVFSGALPSGYTLSSAGVLSGTTFIGGTYNVTFSVADSTGASVTKAFTLTIGSTLSGGTANGLLKGSYALLITGRTAPATVGDGKSYGRGTLGSFTADGNGNLSGIADVNDGPTGVQTAQALTGTYAVNTDGRGLLSITLGTQSSVYAVALSSQVSGIAQYAAFTGFDNSTGTGLQSSGYALAQTTSTFAASTVKNTFVFGLSGESACSTCATAVKYGPIAAAGLLTADGVSTISSGTEDISAYGGGTSNYSSLGITGTFTSPSTTTGRGTLKLTYTGTQIGGAPTNYTYIIVNASQLLLLSNDTHTTSALLSGEARLQQISSYTSANAFPLLSVGYETQAAGGDGATTYPGTSNAILSALNYTSAGVGTLLVDANHAGTVTLSQTKSLSFTTGTTGRNVFNVTGAVAQTVYLYAQGSGFGIDLSTATTYPALIHYEPQVPNTTAQMPLLSGTFAFGTPFVPVLATLDSGLSTWSFYSGGVNAQVLGKLSTTTDVSTPSGSLTQAQTASDTYAEDSTGRLVIADSTSATTAVAYGISGTRSVSLPTSTTNTTPVITVFQK is encoded by the coding sequence ATGCGTAAGATCTTCGTGGCTGTTCTGCTCACCGTTGGCTCTCTCCTCCCGCTCTCTGGCTGCGGGAGTTCCAGCACCGTCACGATCACAGACTCCATCACGCCCTCCGGCACACTCGCGCTCGACGCGGGACAAAGCGTCGCCTTCACCGCCAAGGTCAACAACGACCCCGCCAACGCGGGCGTCACCTGGCAGTTGCTCGATAGCTCCGGCGGCCAGCTTACCCAGATCACCAAGACCTCTGCGACCTACGTCGCGCCTGCCACGCTCACCGCGCAGTACATCACGCTGGTAAACGCCTTTCCCGTCAACGCGCCGCGCTCCTCCGCCACCACGACGATCAACGTCTTCCCGGCGCTTGCTGCAACCACGCCCACGCTGACAGCCGGCCGCGTCGCCGCCGCGTACACCTACCAGTTCGCCTCCAGCGGAGGCGCCGCGCCCCTCGTGTGGAAACTTGCCTCCGGCGCTCTGCCCGCCGGGCTCACGCTCTCGGCCTCCGGCCTGCTCTCCGGCATGCCCACGGCCAGCGGAACCTTCACCTTCTCGGTCAGCGTTACGGACTCCGCCACCACGCCACAAACCATCCAGATCTTCGAAACGCTCAACATCGTCGCCGCGAACCTGGCGATCACCACCGCCACCGTTCCTGCCGGGCTTACCAGCCAGCCCTACAGCGTCACGCTCACGAGCCAGTACGGCACCGCACCCGTTACCTGGGCGCTCGCCGCTGGCAGCGCACTCCCAGCGGGACTCACCCTCAGCTCCGCTGGCGTCATCTCCGGCACACCCTCCACCGCTGGCAGCACGATCTTCAGCGTGCAAGCCACCGACTCCAGCACGACGCCGCTGAAAGCCAGCGCCACCTTCACCATCAACATCTACGCTCCACTCGCCATCACCACAGCATCGCTGCCTGACGGTTCTGTGAAGAACGCATACTCGCAGCAACTCACCTCCACAGGCGGACAAGCGCCCGTCACCTGGAGCCTCACCTCCGGCACGCTGCCCGCCGGGCTCACGCTCTCCCCTGCCGGACTCATCTCCGGCACACCCACCGCAGCCGTCGCGAGCACTCCACTTACGTTCAAGGCCACAGACGCTTACAGCCCTGCGCAGACCGCCACCGTCAACCTCACACTCAACATCGTGCTCAGCACGCTCGCCATCACCACAACCACGGTCCCCAGCGGCACAACAGGCCACGCCTACAGCACGCAGCTTACCTCCACCGGCGGCAACGCACCCATCACCTGGTCGCTCGCTACAGGCTCCACCCTGCCCGCAGGCCTCACGCTCTCCAGCACCGGCCTGCTCTCGGGCTCGCCCACAGCGGTCAGCACAACCACCTTCACCGTGCAGGCCACAGACACCACACCGGCCACCGTCACGCAAACCTACACGCTCAAAGTTGTCGCCGCTTCGCTGCTGCAGATCGACACGGCCTCACTACCCGCTGGCAACATCGGCAGCCCGTACAGCACCACGCTTGTGGCCTCGCTCGGCACAACGCCGTATACGTGGACAGTCTTCTCCGGCGCTCTACCCAGCGGCTACACACTGTCCTCTGCGGGCGTCCTCTCTGGAACCACCTTCATCGGCGGCACCTACAACGTCACCTTCTCCGTGGCTGACAGCACCGGTGCAAGCGTCACCAAAGCCTTTACGCTCACCATCGGCAGCACGCTCTCCGGCGGCACCGCGAACGGCCTGCTCAAGGGCAGCTACGCTCTGCTCATCACCGGTCGCACAGCCCCCGCCACCGTCGGCGACGGCAAGTCCTACGGCCGTGGCACACTCGGCAGCTTCACCGCAGACGGCAACGGCAACCTCTCCGGCATCGCGGACGTCAACGACGGCCCTACTGGCGTGCAAACCGCGCAGGCTCTCACCGGAACGTACGCAGTGAACACCGACGGACGCGGCCTGCTCTCCATCACCCTCGGCACGCAGAGCTCGGTCTACGCCGTCGCGCTCTCCAGCCAGGTCAGCGGTATCGCGCAGTACGCCGCCTTCACCGGCTTCGACAACTCCACCGGCACTGGTCTGCAAAGCAGCGGCTACGCCCTCGCGCAAACCACCTCCACCTTCGCCGCCAGCACCGTGAAGAACACCTTCGTCTTCGGCCTCTCGGGCGAATCGGCTTGCTCCACCTGTGCCACCGCGGTGAAGTACGGTCCTATCGCCGCTGCTGGCCTCCTCACCGCAGACGGAGTCTCCACCATCAGCTCAGGCACAGAAGACATCTCCGCCTACGGTGGAGGAACCAGCAACTACAGCAGCCTCGGCATCACCGGCACCTTCACCTCGCCTTCCACTACCACGGGACGCGGCACGTTGAAGCTCACCTACACCGGCACACAGATCGGCGGCGCGCCCACCAACTACACCTACATCATCGTCAACGCCAGCCAACTCCTTCTGCTCTCCAACGACACGCACACCACGTCCGCGTTGCTCTCCGGAGAAGCCCGTCTGCAGCAGATCAGCTCCTACACTTCGGCCAACGCCTTCCCTCTGCTCTCCGTCGGCTATGAAACGCAAGCTGCAGGTGGCGATGGAGCCACAACCTACCCCGGCACCTCCAACGCCATCCTCTCCGCGCTCAACTACACCTCCGCCGGCGTTGGAACGCTGCTTGTCGATGCCAACCACGCCGGAACCGTTACCCTCTCGCAAACCAAGTCCCTCAGCTTCACCACCGGCACAACCGGCCGCAACGTCTTCAACGTCACCGGAGCTGTCGCGCAAACCGTTTATCTCTACGCGCAGGGTTCGGGCTTCGGCATCGACCTCTCGACAGCCACGACCTACCCCGCGCTCATCCACTACGAACCGCAGGTACCCAACACCACGGCGCAGATGCCGCTGCTCTCCGGCACCTTCGCCTTCGGCACACCGTTCGTTCCCGTACTTGCAACCCTCGACTCCGGTCTTTCGACATGGAGCTTCTACTCCGGCGGAGTCAACGCGCAGGTCCTCGGCAAACTCTCCACCACCACCGACGTCAGCACGCCCTCAGGTTCGCTGACGCAGGCCCAGACCGCCAGCGATACCTACGCCGAAGACAGCACCGGTCGCCTGGTGATCGCCGACAGCACCAGCGCCACAACCGCTGTCGCATACGGCATCAGCGGAACCCGCAGCGTGAGCCTCCCAACCTCCACCACCAACACGACTCCGGTCATCACCGTCTTCCAGAAGTAG
- a CDS encoding glycosyl hydrolase family 28 protein translates to MSTEMNRRRFLALSGVAGASTLAASAQSRLFVAASEGAVGDGRTLNTTALQRAIDRAHEAGGGVVVLGPGVYLSGGLQLRSNVTLRVEAGAKLLGSSRVDDYAYHPGPPEEGDANGRHLIFALDAENIAVEGAGTIDGNGSFFWHKKGRPAPKPEDMWGDVIAWDYEAATPRRPAPMLEFARCRNVRVEGVTLANAPSWTMRPVACESVWIRGVRVRNPIYAPNTDGMDITASRNVFISDCDIATGDDAICLKSENPYGELLPTKNVTVTNCVLTTCCNGFKVGTATHGRIENITFSNSVIYNEASSPLNERVIAGVALEMVDGGSLQGVVISNIRMENVRTPLFIRLGERTKGHESFVRDIKIRGIEASGALLTSSIMGVPGMPVENVSVRDVTIHSVEKGERAWAHATPPEQREFYPEARMFGRLPASGVYVRHARGISISDVTFHSSQADARPVIATDDVQALELRQITAQAPSEGEPLIRLRSTQEASVSGTRAPKGTAVFVEVAGEASSEIALFGNEVSRAAKVAALVQGAKAEAVKVQ, encoded by the coding sequence GTGAGCACGGAGATGAATCGGCGGCGGTTTCTTGCGCTGTCAGGAGTGGCGGGAGCATCAACGCTGGCTGCCTCTGCGCAAAGCAGGCTCTTTGTCGCTGCAAGCGAGGGCGCTGTTGGCGATGGACGCACATTGAATACGACCGCGCTGCAGAGGGCGATTGATCGCGCGCATGAGGCGGGTGGCGGTGTTGTGGTGCTGGGGCCCGGCGTTTATCTGAGCGGAGGTCTGCAGCTACGCAGCAACGTCACGCTGCGGGTGGAGGCTGGAGCGAAGCTGCTGGGGAGTTCGCGCGTGGACGATTATGCGTATCATCCGGGGCCACCGGAAGAAGGCGATGCGAATGGGCGTCACCTGATTTTTGCCCTCGACGCAGAGAACATTGCGGTGGAAGGGGCGGGGACAATTGATGGCAACGGCTCGTTCTTCTGGCATAAGAAGGGGCGTCCTGCGCCGAAGCCGGAAGATATGTGGGGCGATGTGATCGCGTGGGATTATGAGGCGGCGACGCCCAGGCGTCCTGCGCCGATGCTGGAGTTCGCACGATGCCGCAATGTGCGGGTGGAGGGCGTGACGCTGGCGAATGCGCCGAGTTGGACGATGCGTCCGGTGGCGTGTGAGTCAGTTTGGATTCGTGGCGTGCGCGTGCGCAACCCGATCTATGCGCCGAATACGGATGGGATGGACATTACGGCGAGCCGCAATGTGTTCATCTCCGACTGCGATATCGCGACGGGCGATGATGCGATCTGCCTCAAGAGCGAAAACCCTTATGGCGAGCTGTTGCCGACGAAGAATGTTACGGTGACGAATTGTGTGCTCACGACGTGCTGTAACGGCTTCAAGGTGGGAACGGCGACGCATGGCCGTATTGAGAACATTACTTTTTCGAACTCGGTGATCTACAACGAGGCGTCTTCGCCGCTGAACGAACGCGTGATCGCGGGCGTGGCATTGGAGATGGTCGATGGCGGATCGCTGCAAGGCGTGGTGATCTCGAATATCCGCATGGAGAATGTGCGTACGCCGCTGTTTATACGGCTTGGTGAGCGCACGAAGGGACATGAGAGCTTTGTGCGGGACATCAAGATCCGTGGGATCGAAGCGAGTGGCGCGTTGCTAACGAGTTCGATCATGGGCGTGCCGGGGATGCCGGTAGAGAATGTTTCGGTGCGCGATGTGACAATTCATTCGGTGGAGAAGGGCGAACGTGCGTGGGCCCACGCGACGCCGCCAGAGCAGCGCGAGTTCTATCCGGAGGCGAGGATGTTTGGTCGTCTACCAGCTTCGGGAGTGTATGTGCGGCACGCGCGTGGCATCTCGATCAGCGATGTGACGTTCCACTCGTCGCAGGCGGATGCGCGTCCGGTGATTGCAACGGACGATGTGCAGGCGTTGGAGTTGCGCCAGATTACAGCGCAGGCCCCCTCGGAGGGTGAGCCGTTGATTCGCTTGCGGAGCACGCAGGAAGCCTCGGTGTCGGGGACGCGTGCTCCAAAGGGGACGGCGGTGTTTGTCGAGGTAGCTGGTGAGGCTTCGTCAGAGATTGCGCTGTTCGGCAATGAAGTGAGCCGCGCTGCGAAGGTTGCGGCGCTTGTCCAGGGTGCGAAGGCCGAAGCGGTAAAGGTTCAGTAG